A single Ferrovibrio sp. MS7 DNA region contains:
- a CDS encoding pentapeptide repeat-containing protein has translation MDPNSRAFMQAVNAHHRYLSGQGNGKRLMVRHLELSRLSLTNLDLREAILSGCNFTGSLLRGSRFDGCDLFSSDFNNADLRGSSFRKTDLRAVNFMDAKLTDADLSEADLRPGQMVTWKNGAQQTSERETNLLNANLDGANLTQADLSQANLVMTSAKEANFSGSNLFAANLSGADLSGANLAGARLREAVLVGANLAHARLTGADLSGANLRNVDLSATDLSGANLTNAAMRNSDAPVPSWLRIKLDLHSLWINTNGAKGQRFDISGKTLAGLDLGGFDLRAALFRAADLHNIVLTDCDLTMADFTDCDLVEATLDGSNMAGATLQRAKLLRAKLRGARFGALQLLDGQGRPTGRSWNANLSEANFSGADLRGCQFRGSKMEGTNLAGANLAGSDLATPKNPPAIE, from the coding sequence ATGGATCCCAATTCCAGGGCCTTCATGCAGGCGGTGAATGCGCATCACCGCTATTTGTCCGGTCAGGGCAATGGCAAGCGCCTGATGGTGCGGCATCTCGAATTGTCGCGCCTGTCTTTGACGAATCTCGACCTGCGCGAAGCCATCCTGTCGGGCTGCAATTTCACCGGCTCGCTGCTGCGCGGCAGCCGTTTCGATGGCTGCGACCTGTTTTCCAGCGATTTCAACAATGCCGACCTGCGCGGCTCCAGCTTCCGCAAGACCGACCTGCGGGCGGTGAATTTCATGGATGCCAAGCTAACCGACGCCGACCTGTCGGAAGCCGACCTGCGGCCAGGCCAGATGGTCACCTGGAAGAACGGCGCGCAGCAAACCAGTGAACGCGAGACCAACCTGCTCAACGCCAATCTTGATGGCGCCAATCTGACCCAGGCCGATCTCAGCCAGGCCAATCTGGTGATGACCTCGGCCAAGGAAGCCAATTTCAGCGGCTCGAATCTCTTCGCCGCCAATCTATCGGGCGCTGATCTTTCCGGCGCCAATCTGGCCGGCGCGCGGTTGCGCGAGGCGGTGCTGGTGGGAGCCAACCTGGCCCATGCGCGGCTCACCGGTGCCGATCTCTCCGGCGCCAATCTGCGCAATGTCGATCTTTCCGCCACCGATCTTTCCGGTGCCAACCTGACCAATGCGGCGATGCGCAATTCCGATGCGCCGGTGCCATCCTGGCTGCGGATCAAGCTGGACCTGCATTCACTGTGGATCAATACCAACGGTGCCAAGGGCCAGCGCTTCGATATCAGCGGCAAGACTCTGGCGGGCCTTGATCTCGGCGGGTTCGATCTGCGGGCCGCCCTGTTCCGGGCTGCTGACCTGCACAATATCGTGCTGACCGATTGCGACCTCACCATGGCCGATTTCACCGATTGCGACCTGGTGGAAGCGACGCTGGATGGCTCCAACATGGCCGGCGCCACCTTGCAGCGGGCCAAGCTGTTGCGCGCCAAGCTGCGTGGCGCGCGTTTCGGCGCGCTGCAATTGCTGGACGGGCAGGGGCGCCCAACCGGGCGAAGCTGGAATGCCAATTTGAGCGAAGCGAACTTCTCCGGCGCCGATTTGCGCGGCTGCCAGTTCCGCGGCTCGAAGATGGAAGGCACCAACCTGGCTGGCGCCAACCTGGCGGGCAGCGA